In Synechococcus sp. A18-25c, a single window of DNA contains:
- a CDS encoding uridine kinase: MSIKIPLICITGTSAAGKTHFSRCLANALDELGHQPVVIASDDYYRKDWVPDPLYGYDTIAAIDTEALISELRELSQGNLQRRRRYDMGTKAVSWTDVSPGWDLVILEGAFGPQVLLERMPPDLLVYVETSLTLRILRRLLRDTRERNRSIVSILNQTLNNMIPGERDFIQPLKQHADVIIHNPKRDLQTVIRRLASQN; encoded by the coding sequence GTGAGCATCAAAATCCCACTGATCTGCATCACTGGAACCTCGGCAGCAGGCAAAACGCATTTCAGCCGATGCCTCGCCAATGCCCTGGATGAGTTGGGTCACCAACCTGTGGTGATCGCTTCCGACGACTACTACCGCAAAGATTGGGTCCCAGATCCCCTCTATGGCTACGACACGATTGCCGCCATTGACACGGAAGCGCTGATCAGCGAACTGAGGGAGCTCTCTCAAGGCAACCTGCAGCGACGCCGTCGTTACGACATGGGCACCAAGGCTGTGAGTTGGACTGACGTGTCTCCGGGCTGGGACTTGGTGATCCTGGAGGGTGCTTTTGGCCCACAAGTGCTGTTGGAACGCATGCCTCCAGATCTTCTGGTTTATGTCGAAACATCATTGACGCTTCGGATTCTGCGTCGATTGCTGCGAGACACACGCGAACGGAATCGATCAATTGTCTCAATTCTGAACCAAACGTTGAACAACATGATTCCAGGCGAGCGAGATTTTATTCAGCCTTTAAAGCAGCACGCTGATGTGATCATCCACAATCCGAAACGAGATCTACAAACGGTGATTCGCCGTTTAGCAAGTCAGAATTGA
- a CDS encoding Y-family DNA polymerase, with protein MARVTALIDANNFYASCEQSLDPALLGRPVVVLSNNDGCIVARSAEARALGIKMGTPYFKVRSDLERQGVVVRSSNYALYADMSQRLMSLLESQVEDLEVYSIDEAFAQISRPSTLDLLPWGRQVRALARRNLGLPIAIGLGASKGQAKLANRLAKVNPGHAGLFDLGHCSDADRWLETIDIEDVWGIGRKLARWCRARGIRNARELRDMASGPLRAKAGVVGLRLQRELQGHACLPLDLAPSPKQETCVSRSFSQPINSLTELREAVATYVVRAAEKLRKQRQRAASLSIYTRTSPFVPAFYSRSASIQLDLPSNDTQTLLHAALPLVERIFQPHRQLTKAGVLMQHLQSTDHLQHHLLVPCSDREQQRRATLMHTIDGLNRRYGRGTVQWAACGLHPAWGMRRERLGHAATTRLSDVPVVQA; from the coding sequence ATGGCCCGAGTGACGGCCCTGATCGACGCCAACAACTTCTATGCCTCCTGCGAGCAAAGCCTCGACCCGGCTCTGCTCGGCCGACCGGTGGTCGTGCTCTCCAACAACGACGGCTGCATCGTGGCCCGCAGTGCTGAAGCCCGGGCTCTCGGCATCAAGATGGGAACGCCTTATTTCAAGGTGAGAAGCGATTTGGAGCGGCAAGGCGTCGTGGTGCGCAGCTCCAACTACGCCCTCTACGCCGACATGAGCCAGCGGTTGATGAGTCTGCTGGAGAGCCAGGTGGAAGACCTTGAGGTGTATTCCATCGATGAAGCCTTTGCCCAGATCAGTCGACCATCGACGCTTGATCTGCTGCCCTGGGGACGCCAGGTGCGAGCCCTGGCCCGACGCAACCTGGGGCTGCCGATCGCCATCGGCCTAGGGGCGAGCAAAGGGCAAGCGAAACTGGCGAACCGTTTGGCCAAGGTGAATCCCGGCCATGCCGGTCTCTTTGACCTGGGGCATTGCAGCGACGCAGACCGCTGGCTGGAAACGATCGACATTGAAGACGTGTGGGGCATCGGTCGAAAACTCGCCCGCTGGTGCCGAGCGCGTGGCATTCGCAATGCCCGGGAACTGCGTGACATGGCCAGCGGTCCACTTCGCGCCAAAGCGGGTGTGGTGGGGCTGCGCCTGCAACGGGAACTGCAGGGCCATGCCTGCCTGCCCCTCGATCTGGCCCCCTCTCCAAAACAGGAAACCTGCGTCAGCCGCAGTTTCAGCCAACCGATCAACTCCCTCACGGAGCTGCGTGAAGCCGTGGCCACGTATGTGGTGCGTGCAGCCGAAAAACTGCGCAAACAACGGCAGCGCGCTGCTTCGCTGAGCATTTACACCCGCACCAGTCCGTTTGTGCCCGCCTTCTACAGCCGCAGCGCCAGCATCCAGCTGGATCTGCCCAGCAATGACACGCAGACGCTGCTGCATGCTGCACTGCCCCTGGTGGAACGAATTTTTCAGCCCCATCGCCAACTCACGAAAGCCGGTGTACTGATGCAGCACCTGCAGAGCACCGACCACCTGCAGCACCACCTGCTCGTGCCCTGCAGCGACCGGGAGCAACAGCGGCGGGCAACGCTGATGCACACAATCGATGGACTCAACCGCCGCTACGGCAGAGGCACCGTGCAATGGGCAGCCTGTGGCCTACATCCCGCTTGGGGCATGCGGCGAGAACGGTTGGGGCATGCGGCCACAACGCGCCTGAGTGATGTCCCTGTGGTCCAGGCGTAA
- a CDS encoding alpha-ketoacid dehydrogenase subunit beta, which yields MAGTLLFNALREAIDEEMARDPHVCVMGEDVGHYGGSYKVTKDLYEKYGELRVLDTPIAENSFTGMAVGAAMTGLRPIVEGMNMGFLLLAFNQISNNMGMLRYTSGGNFTIPTVVRGPGGVGRQLGAEHSQRLEAYFHAVPGIKIVACSTPTNAKGLMKAAIRDNNPVLFFEHVLLYNLTEELPDGDYTCALDQADLVKEGSDVTILTYSRMRHHCLKAVEQLEADGIQAELIDLISLKPFDMETIARSIRKTHKVIVVEECMKTGGIGAELIALITEHCFDDLDARPVRLSSQDIPTPYNGNLENLTIIQPHQIVDAAQTIVRQGL from the coding sequence GTGGCAGGGACGCTTCTCTTCAACGCACTTCGCGAGGCCATCGATGAGGAAATGGCCCGTGATCCGCATGTTTGTGTGATGGGTGAGGACGTCGGCCATTACGGCGGCTCCTACAAAGTCACCAAGGATCTCTACGAGAAGTACGGCGAACTCCGAGTGCTGGACACTCCGATTGCGGAGAACAGTTTCACCGGGATGGCCGTCGGCGCTGCCATGACGGGCCTGCGGCCCATCGTTGAAGGCATGAATATGGGCTTCTTGCTCCTCGCCTTCAATCAGATCTCCAACAACATGGGGATGCTGCGTTACACAAGCGGCGGCAATTTCACGATTCCTACGGTGGTGCGTGGTCCGGGTGGTGTGGGTCGGCAATTGGGTGCTGAGCACAGCCAACGGCTGGAGGCTTACTTCCACGCAGTGCCCGGGATCAAGATTGTTGCCTGCAGCACGCCGACCAATGCCAAGGGCCTCATGAAGGCCGCGATTCGTGACAACAATCCCGTGCTCTTCTTCGAGCACGTTCTGCTTTACAACCTCACTGAAGAATTGCCAGACGGTGATTACACCTGCGCTCTAGATCAGGCCGACTTGGTGAAGGAGGGGAGTGACGTCACAATCCTGACCTACTCACGCATGCGTCACCATTGCTTGAAGGCCGTCGAGCAGCTGGAAGCGGATGGGATTCAAGCTGAGTTGATTGATCTGATCAGCCTCAAACCCTTCGATATGGAGACGATCGCCCGTTCCATTCGAAAGACCCACAAAGTGATTGTGGTGGAGGAATGCATGAAAACCGGTGGAATCGGAGCGGAGCTGATCGCTTTGATCACCGAGCATTGCTTTGATGATCTCGATGCCCGTCCGGTGCGTTTGTCCAGCCAAGACATTCCAACCCCTTACAACGGCAATTTGGAGAATCTGACGATCATCCAGCCGCACCAGATTGTGGACGCGGCTCAGACCATCGTGCGCCAGGGGCTCTGA
- the ispE gene encoding 4-(cytidine 5'-diphospho)-2-C-methyl-D-erythritol kinase: protein MTAPVCVSAPAKINLHLEVLGLRSDGFHELAMVMQSIDLADELRCENTADGSITLTCDQPGLSCGDDNLIIRAAQLLRARSGFGELGARLHLSKRIPVGAGLAGGSSDGAAALVALNRLWGLGQSQAQLEALAADLGSDMPFCVAGGTQLCFGRGEQLEPLPPARQPLGVLLVKNPAVSVSTPWAYGECRTSRSDRYLKGEEAFEQRRQLLRAAEWLHPLQASTPPPLRNDLQEVVAPQTPSVRKALDILDPLPGRLRVAMSGSGPSCFALFADRALADQAKHQVEAALAAEGLKSWSCSLLPHGVKLAS from the coding sequence ATGACGGCTCCGGTCTGCGTTAGCGCTCCGGCCAAAATCAACCTTCACCTCGAGGTGCTCGGGTTGCGAAGCGATGGCTTCCACGAGTTGGCCATGGTCATGCAGAGCATCGATTTGGCGGATGAGCTCCGTTGTGAGAACACGGCAGACGGTTCCATCACCCTGACCTGTGATCAGCCTGGTCTGAGTTGTGGTGACGACAATCTGATCATTCGTGCGGCGCAGCTTCTGAGGGCCCGTTCAGGTTTCGGTGAGCTTGGTGCCCGCCTGCACTTGAGCAAACGCATCCCCGTTGGCGCAGGTCTGGCCGGGGGGTCCAGTGATGGTGCTGCGGCTCTGGTGGCACTGAACCGTCTCTGGGGTCTGGGTCAAAGTCAGGCTCAACTTGAGGCGCTGGCGGCTGACCTGGGTTCGGATATGCCCTTCTGCGTGGCAGGTGGTACTCAGCTCTGTTTCGGACGCGGTGAACAGCTGGAACCGTTGCCTCCCGCCCGCCAGCCCCTCGGCGTGTTGTTGGTGAAGAACCCTGCGGTGAGTGTGTCGACACCCTGGGCCTATGGCGAGTGCCGAACGAGTCGCTCCGATCGCTATCTGAAGGGGGAGGAGGCGTTCGAGCAACGGCGTCAGCTCCTTCGAGCGGCCGAATGGCTGCATCCACTGCAGGCCAGCACTCCACCGCCGCTACGCAACGACCTGCAGGAGGTGGTGGCCCCGCAGACGCCATCTGTCCGCAAGGCGCTCGACATCCTTGATCCACTTCCGGGTCGTTTGCGCGTCGCGATGAGCGGTTCTGGTCCCAGTTGCTTTGCGCTGTTTGCCGATCGAGCTTTGGCTGATCAGGCCAAGCACCAGGTGGAGGCTGCTTTGGCTGCTGAAGGTCTCAAGTCTTGGAGTTGCTCTCTGCTCCCCCACGGCGTCAAGCTGGCGTCATGA
- a CDS encoding SGNH/GDSL hydrolase family protein: protein MTPARQEPKTVLCFGDSNTWGFNPDGSGRLPYATRWPNQLERRLNQASTGPLWRTVEDGLNSRTWLMDDPIGAVSYGADYSCNGRSHVKTALHTHKPIDVVVLALGCNDCKHYLNLAAEQIAAGASILIHDIRQAVDCGPRDRPERTPHIVLMTPPLVRITPQSLTWGFAGADTKSKAVAARYLSLAEELQVASFDVQRVAAPSPLDGVHFDSDAQSAIADALSTCILQGPHQTHQ, encoded by the coding sequence ATGACTCCAGCGCGTCAAGAGCCGAAGACGGTGCTCTGCTTCGGCGACTCGAACACTTGGGGATTCAACCCTGATGGCAGCGGTCGACTGCCCTATGCAACGCGCTGGCCGAATCAACTGGAGCGCCGCCTGAATCAAGCATCCACAGGGCCCCTCTGGCGCACGGTGGAAGACGGCTTGAATTCCCGCACCTGGCTAATGGATGACCCCATCGGTGCCGTCAGCTATGGCGCGGACTACAGCTGCAATGGACGATCCCACGTGAAGACCGCTCTGCACACCCACAAACCGATCGATGTCGTGGTGCTGGCGTTGGGCTGCAACGACTGCAAGCACTACCTCAACCTGGCGGCTGAACAGATCGCTGCCGGAGCCAGCATCCTCATTCACGACATCCGCCAGGCGGTGGATTGCGGACCGCGTGATCGCCCCGAACGCACACCCCACATCGTGCTGATGACACCGCCCTTGGTGAGGATCACGCCGCAGTCGCTGACCTGGGGGTTTGCTGGGGCTGACACGAAATCGAAGGCTGTTGCCGCGCGCTACCTGAGCCTCGCTGAGGAGCTGCAGGTGGCCAGCTTCGATGTGCAGCGCGTCGCGGCCCCCTCTCCTCTTGATGGCGTGCATTTCGACAGCGACGCCCAGTCCGCCATCGCTGACGCGCTGTCCACCTGCATTCTCCAAGGGCCGCACCAGACCCACCAATGA
- a CDS encoding pentapeptide repeat-containing protein, with the protein MRRQLLAPLLALMLVFGLAIAPTQAAMDYAKQVLIGADFSNREMQGVTFNLTNLREADLSGSDLQGASLYGAKLQDADLTGTNLRDATLDSAVLDGTNLTNAVLEDAFAFNTRFINVTITGADFTNVPFRGDALKTLCAAAEGTNPVTGRQTSDTLGC; encoded by the coding sequence ATGAGACGACAGCTGTTGGCCCCTTTGCTCGCGCTGATGCTGGTGTTCGGATTGGCGATCGCTCCGACACAGGCAGCGATGGATTACGCCAAACAGGTGTTGATTGGTGCTGATTTCTCCAATCGCGAGATGCAGGGCGTCACCTTCAACCTCACCAATCTGCGTGAAGCCGATCTCTCAGGCAGCGATCTACAGGGCGCCAGCCTCTACGGCGCCAAGTTGCAGGATGCCGATCTCACCGGAACCAACCTCCGCGACGCCACCCTCGATTCGGCCGTGCTGGATGGCACCAACCTCACCAATGCCGTTCTGGAAGATGCCTTCGCGTTCAACACCCGATTCATCAATGTGACGATCACCGGAGCTGATTTCACCAACGTCCCTTTCCGTGGAGACGCGCTGAAAACGCTTTGCGCCGCGGCTGAAGGCACCAATCCAGTGACCGGTCGTCAGACCAGCGACACCCTCGGCTGCTAA
- a CDS encoding YraN family protein yields MVVVDVHEDPGRWGEHHARQLLVRNGWHCCAERWRCRYGEIDLLMVKAAPSGLRLLAVEVKARQQKGVDGWGLKAFNNTKRQRLKRALVCWQTQHPWSWHVGFEVVLVLVPLPPASRPVRWIRVPELGKEPD; encoded by the coding sequence GTGGTCGTCGTGGATGTGCATGAGGACCCTGGCCGATGGGGAGAACATCACGCCCGGCAGCTCTTGGTTCGCAATGGTTGGCACTGTTGTGCTGAACGATGGCGATGTCGTTATGGAGAAATCGATCTACTGATGGTCAAGGCAGCACCCAGTGGCTTGCGGCTGCTCGCGGTGGAAGTGAAAGCCCGTCAACAGAAGGGGGTGGATGGCTGGGGTCTGAAGGCGTTCAACAACACCAAGCGGCAGCGGTTGAAACGCGCTTTGGTTTGTTGGCAAACGCAGCACCCTTGGAGCTGGCATGTGGGTTTTGAAGTGGTGCTGGTGTTGGTGCCGTTGCCACCGGCTTCGCGGCCGGTGCGCTGGATCCGTGTTCCCGAGCTTGGCAAGGAGCCTGATTGA
- a CDS encoding 23S rRNA (pseudouridine(1915)-N(3))-methyltransferase RlmH: MNLSRCRIIAIGKVRKRWVQDGIELYLKRLPGLSVTELRDSTRHKEAEAIRQALRPDEQLVLLMEQGKTLTSIDFAQRLYDLGSERLAFVIGGADGLTDELKASARWQLSLSPMTFPHELARLLLLEQLYRAQAILQGSPYHRA; encoded by the coding sequence ATGAACCTCTCTCGATGCCGGATCATCGCCATCGGCAAGGTGCGTAAACGCTGGGTGCAAGACGGCATTGAGCTTTATCTCAAACGCCTTCCTGGACTGAGTGTGACCGAACTGCGAGACAGCACGCGCCACAAGGAAGCGGAAGCCATTCGACAGGCCCTACGTCCGGATGAGCAACTTGTGCTGCTGATGGAACAGGGAAAAACCCTCACATCCATCGACTTTGCCCAGCGCTTATACGACCTCGGCTCCGAACGGCTGGCGTTCGTCATCGGTGGCGCGGACGGACTGACCGATGAACTCAAAGCATCGGCGCGCTGGCAACTGAGTTTGTCGCCGATGACGTTTCCCCACGAACTGGCCCGGCTACTGTTGCTGGAGCAGCTGTATCGGGCCCAGGCGATCCTGCAGGGGAGCCCTTATCACCGGGCGTGA
- the rsmA gene encoding 16S rRNA (adenine(1518)-N(6)/adenine(1519)-N(6))-dimethyltransferase RsmA has product MSFGGHTARKRFGQHWLRDERVLDSILSAADLHKEDRVLEVGPGRGALTERLLRSEAAAVHAVELDRDLVSGLQERFGADPRFSLREGDVLQDPLTFPDGGRASKVVANIPYNITGPLLERLIGRLDRPVDPPYRSLVLLVQQEVAQRIRARPGHTSFSALSVRMQLLARCASICPVPPRCFQPPPQVQSEVIRLEPLPADQRPAPELCRRVETLLKQAFLARRKMLRNTLGGVLPHDRLQELAAAAGIDLQQRPQEVAPQCWVALARGLNQADSAASCS; this is encoded by the coding sequence ATGAGCTTCGGAGGACACACCGCCCGCAAACGCTTCGGTCAGCACTGGCTGCGTGATGAACGTGTGCTGGACAGCATTCTTTCCGCTGCTGACCTTCATAAGGAAGACCGTGTCTTGGAGGTGGGTCCAGGACGTGGTGCGCTGACGGAGCGACTGCTGCGTAGCGAAGCGGCCGCTGTTCACGCTGTTGAGCTGGATCGTGATCTGGTCAGTGGTCTTCAGGAGCGCTTTGGCGCAGATCCGCGCTTTTCGTTGCGCGAAGGCGATGTGCTCCAAGATCCCCTCACGTTCCCTGACGGTGGACGGGCCTCCAAGGTGGTGGCCAACATCCCTTACAACATCACTGGTCCACTCTTGGAGCGGTTGATCGGTCGGTTGGATCGTCCAGTTGATCCTCCGTACAGATCGTTGGTGTTGCTGGTGCAACAGGAAGTCGCCCAACGGATTCGTGCTCGTCCCGGACACACCAGTTTCAGTGCGCTCAGCGTGCGCATGCAACTGTTGGCGCGCTGCGCAAGCATCTGTCCAGTTCCTCCCCGTTGTTTCCAACCGCCGCCGCAAGTGCAGTCGGAAGTAATCCGCTTGGAGCCTCTGCCTGCGGATCAGCGTCCTGCTCCTGAGTTGTGTCGTCGGGTGGAAACTCTGCTGAAGCAGGCTTTTCTGGCGCGCCGCAAGATGCTTAGGAACACTCTGGGAGGGGTGCTGCCGCACGACCGACTGCAGGAGCTGGCGGCCGCAGCAGGCATCGATCTTCAGCAGCGACCTCAGGAAGTGGCCCCTCAGTGCTGGGTGGCTCTGGCCAGGGGTTTGAATCAAGCCGATTCTGCTGCGTCGTGTTCATGA
- a CDS encoding DUF3082 domain-containing protein codes for MSDSTPPTDEPRKGPLSFLSGSLTSLLLAWLSFGLSKGLVAYFAAHPPTFSNAIGQSIASALKTLFIGMGFLATFSFAFIGLGLFLVFLRSLFTKDEADAT; via the coding sequence ATGAGCGACAGCACTCCGCCAACTGATGAACCCCGCAAGGGGCCGCTGAGTTTTCTCTCCGGATCGCTCACCAGCCTTCTCCTGGCCTGGTTGAGCTTCGGATTGAGCAAAGGTCTGGTGGCGTATTTCGCAGCGCACCCACCCACCTTCAGCAATGCCATCGGTCAGAGCATTGCCTCAGCCCTGAAAACACTGTTCATCGGCATGGGTTTTCTGGCCACCTTCAGTTTCGCCTTCATCGGCCTGGGCCTGTTCCTGGTGTTTCTTCGCAGTCTTTTTACGAAAGACGAGGCTGACGCTACTTAG
- a CDS encoding LexA family transcriptional regulator, which yields MAIDRPCLHPPQPLRAQRAPLPLPLAAEQVAAGFPSPAEDYVDVGIDLNDQLIRHPTSTFFLRVSGDSMTGAGIHDGDLLVVDRSLNPRPGRVVVAVLDGGFTLKRLVRHHGRLRLEAANPDYPPLELQTCGDVQIWGVAVHVIHPL from the coding sequence ATGGCGATCGATCGCCCCTGCCTGCATCCACCACAACCCCTGCGAGCACAACGGGCGCCCTTGCCGCTGCCCCTCGCCGCTGAACAGGTCGCCGCTGGCTTCCCCTCTCCAGCAGAGGACTACGTGGATGTGGGCATCGACCTCAACGATCAACTGATCCGCCATCCCACCAGCACGTTCTTTCTCCGGGTCAGCGGTGATTCCATGACCGGTGCCGGCATTCATGACGGCGATCTGCTGGTGGTAGACCGCAGCCTCAACCCTCGGCCAGGACGGGTGGTGGTGGCTGTTCTCGACGGCGGTTTCACCCTGAAGCGACTGGTGCGTCATCACGGCCGCCTGCGCCTAGAAGCGGCCAATCCCGACTACCCACCCCTGGAACTACAGACCTGTGGTGACGTGCAGATCTGGGGGGTGGCCGTGCACGTGATCCACCCGCTCTGA
- the secD gene encoding protein translocase subunit SecD — translation MARQQGWFALILALAIASMAVLSSFPLQLGLDLRGGSQLTLEVQPSGEITKVRSEQLEAVKAVLDRRVNGLGVAESTLQTVGENQLVLQLPGVTDPTRAARVLGTTALLEFRAQTPGTEDEVQSLRQLRGQLRSVLAARSITEGADDEGLDQEALDRVQKELGLEGTAASEQDQLEQLLERTNREIADRFETTDLTGKDLVSAGRQQQQNSPGWEVTLNFNAEGGEKFADLTKSIAGTGRLLGIVLDGVPISEATVGPQYKAAGISGGTASITGNFTAEEARDLEVQLRGGSLPLPVDILEVRTIGPSLGAENVRRSLIAALSGLVLVGLFMLLVYRLAGFVAVLALSLYALFNLAVYALIPVTLTLPGIAGFILSIGMAVDANVLIFERIKDELRRGNTLIRSIETGFATAFSSIVDGHLTTLISCAALFFLGTGLVKGFAATLGIGVLLSLFTALTCTRTLLRFLMGYQGLRRPTNFLPARQLPTTAS, via the coding sequence ATGGCCCGACAACAGGGCTGGTTTGCCCTCATCCTGGCGTTGGCAATCGCCTCAATGGCGGTGCTGTCGAGTTTTCCGCTTCAGCTCGGTTTGGACCTCCGCGGTGGGAGTCAGCTCACCCTTGAGGTGCAGCCTTCAGGTGAGATCACCAAGGTGCGCTCCGAACAGCTGGAAGCGGTTAAAGCGGTGCTCGACCGACGGGTCAATGGACTGGGCGTGGCGGAATCCACCTTGCAGACCGTCGGCGAGAACCAACTGGTTCTTCAGTTGCCTGGGGTGACCGATCCCACGCGTGCTGCGCGGGTGCTGGGAACCACAGCCCTGTTGGAATTCCGCGCGCAGACGCCTGGTACTGAAGACGAAGTGCAGAGCCTGAGGCAGCTGCGGGGCCAGCTGCGCAGTGTTCTCGCCGCACGCTCAATCACCGAGGGTGCAGACGATGAGGGCCTCGACCAGGAGGCACTGGATCGGGTTCAGAAAGAATTGGGCCTCGAGGGCACTGCTGCATCTGAACAGGACCAACTGGAGCAGCTCCTGGAGCGAACCAATCGAGAGATTGCCGATCGCTTCGAAACGACCGATCTGACTGGCAAGGATCTGGTCAGTGCTGGACGTCAGCAGCAGCAGAACAGCCCCGGTTGGGAGGTGACGCTTAACTTCAACGCAGAAGGAGGCGAGAAATTCGCTGACCTCACCAAGTCGATTGCCGGAACGGGGCGCCTGCTGGGCATTGTTCTCGACGGTGTTCCAATCAGTGAAGCCACGGTTGGACCCCAGTACAAGGCCGCAGGCATTTCCGGAGGGACCGCATCGATCACGGGCAACTTCACCGCAGAGGAAGCGCGTGATCTCGAAGTTCAGCTTCGTGGCGGCTCATTACCACTGCCGGTCGACATTCTCGAGGTGCGCACGATCGGACCCTCGCTCGGTGCTGAGAATGTGCGTCGAAGCCTGATTGCGGCACTGTCTGGCCTGGTGCTGGTGGGCCTGTTCATGCTGCTCGTCTATCGATTGGCCGGATTTGTGGCTGTGCTGGCACTGAGCCTTTACGCGCTGTTCAACCTGGCGGTTTATGCCTTGATTCCTGTGACGCTCACCCTGCCGGGAATCGCCGGTTTCATTCTCAGCATCGGCATGGCCGTTGACGCCAATGTGCTCATCTTCGAGCGCATCAAGGACGAGCTCAGACGTGGCAACACCTTGATCCGGTCCATCGAAACCGGATTTGCCACGGCCTTTTCCTCCATCGTTGATGGCCATCTCACCACCCTGATCAGCTGTGCCGCCTTGTTCTTCCTCGGGACCGGACTTGTGAAAGGTTTCGCCGCAACCCTTGGCATCGGTGTGTTGCTGAGTCTGTTCACAGCCCTCACCTGCACGCGCACGCTTCTGCGCTTCCTGATGGGTTACCAGGGCCTGCGGCGCCCGACCAACTTCCTGCCTGCACGGCAACTGCCCACGACCGCGTCCTGA